AAAAACTATATGTTACTATCAAGTCGTCGTATGAATAAGAAAATGAGAACAAGCgtatttgtatcattttaattaGTACAAACAAATTAACAGGAGATGACTCATCGTCGCTTTTGTTGCATCGCATGTGTGATTATTTCAAACGTGGCAGCAATTTGGATATGTCGTCCTCTGTCGTTAAATAAGGGTTTGATGGAGTTGTTTTCATTTCGTGAACTAGCCTATGTTGGACCGCTTCATGTTGGTTATGGCTAGGAGATATGAATCTGGTCTATCCATTTAATGTACTTCTTATCTACCGGAGTTTAAACATAAGTTCttgcaatataaaaaaaaaaaaaattcttgcaATATAAGGTTTTCTCATCGCCACGTATTATTTACACATGCATTTTATTAGAGTATACAGATCGTATCATCAGATCATATCAATATTAGGGAGTTGAGATTACAAACTACAAGTATCCGAAGGAAAAATGGCAGTGACATTGAATTTGAAGGATTTTAGCTAGTAATATAATAGTAGAACAAGCATATTATAGCTATATCAAGCCGGTTTTGTATTTAATTCAGTACCTAACTTCACTAAGAGTTGAGCCACCATGAGATACCGTAtctttttcagcaaaagaatcGATTTCATAACTCATATTGGTATGAAAGACGAGACGACTCTATTCTCAGTTAATTTGTGGTTGAGGTGGTCACTATAAATAATCCCATTTGGAAACAGTAATAACGCCGGGGATTATGATATTTGGCAATGAGCCCACCTCTTGATTTCAACGTAAAACCAACTCCAGTCCTCTTTAAGATAAGGTGGTAAGGGGCAGTTTAGTAATAACGCACAGATCACATGTTTACGTAATCAAGGGAGTCATGGCTTCTCACTTGCTTCTATAAATTGCCGCTTTCAGAAGAGAAACACCACTCCAGTAACCTTCTCAAACATTTTCTTTAAAACATCAGTATCCATGTCATAATATTAGCCACTTTTACATATTAGTTTCAAacttaaaattcaaaaaaggaagagaagagaagagttcAGGTGAGGAGTGGTGTGGTAGGGCATGAAGTTCTTACTGGAGCTCGTCGTGCCTTGCTTTGGTTCGCAGCAGCTCCACCAATCCGCCGCGTCCGTGGATGATCATATTTCCGGCGAAACGCAGTCGCTAATGAAACAGCGAAGGCAGCGGAAACGCGTAAGAGTTGCGGGCCAACCGGGACAAGAGTGGAGACCGTCCCTCAGCGTTATCTCCGAGCACAAACCGGCGTTAACCGAGAGATCGGAAGAAAAGAGGAAAGTCCGTCGGAAAAGTGAAGTAAGCGGCGGAGACGCGTCGTCCCGACCCGGTGGTGGTCATGTTCGTTTCCGCAGTGACGGTTTCGGGTATGACACACAATTCTTGAACTTTTAGTTTGTTATTTAAGAATGATTATAATGAattgttttacaaaattatatatagaatttttttaacaaattcacatgatatattttgttttaattaaggTTATTGTTTTCATGATTATATAGTTTTCACATTtctattttacttttgtttGATGGGTTTTGCAGGAGTAATGATTTCGAACCAGTAATTCCGACATTCTCACCAACTCCGTTCATGTTTTGAGTTTCAGTTTCTTCGTAAAGTTTGTTTATGTATACAAAAAGTAATGGAAATAtgtaattatgtatatatacttgaTAATTAGTAACTGCCACCGATATATAAGCATATATCAACAAATATGTTTCGCCGAGCTTAAATAATTCTCATGATCGTTTGTCTATCAATGTTGAATGTTAAATGTAATTATGTGAGTACTGCTCAATATGTGGTTGAAATCCAGTTTCCCCCAACAATATCATCGATCGTTTCTATCTCTTGAGCCATTATTTTAAGCTCACAAAAACATtagattatacaaaatatcGCTTCTAAAACATGTTTCAAAACTTGACAATTTCTTCTTTCTACACTTTCCCAGCTCTTTGTCTCGTCATATTCTATTTTTACATAATAAGTTAATAACATTGGAGAATTTTCGGAAAGAAAACCCTCATTTTATCATTTggaaagcttttttttttttttggtcaaaccttCCATTATATTACTTAAACCGAAACAGAGTTTTCAATCTCACGATTGTTCGAAAGCAAATACAACGCCTGCTTTGCCAACCGGTCAGCCGGGGCATTATCAGAACGAGAAATATGTCTAAAGGAGATAGATGAGAAGGAGTTACTCAACACGCCAATGTCATGGAGTATCCCTTGGAGCGCCACCACAGTTTTCTTTCCTGTGATTGCTTCAATGAGACTTTTAGAGTCTGAAAAACAGATCAAGTCTTTATACCCAGCAGCAATGGTCTTCAAGAGGCCAGCTTTCATCGCCAAAGCCTCCCCTGAAAGGGCAGAGCCTATGTATCGGCGAGTCTCAAATCCCTGGAACAATTCAGTACTTGTTGAGTTTGTGCAAACCCATCCAAGCCCACCTGCACAAGAGGATCCATTCCAAGCAGCATCCGTATAAAGGAGAGACGCGTGTGCTGGAACCTGATGCAGTTTGTTCCCCACGGGACAGTCTTTAGGTAAAGCAGATAGATGTTTCTTCGGTGGCAAAGAAGCCTGCCACTCTTTTGCCGCTTTGATTGCTCTAGTTACCATCTCTGCTTCAGTAAAACACTTGTCCTCGAAAAGTAGTTGATTTCTACTAGTCCACAGCACCCAAAATAGCCAAGGGTAGAGGGGGGTTTGTAGACCTACTGGTGGGAGCAGAGTCATGCGCGTACAGGTCTTGAGGAGATCCTCCATGGAGTTGCAGGGGCTTAACGTAGGTTTCGCTAAGCTCGGGACCAACTCCCATACCTTTTGCGCCGTTGGGCAAGTGAGCATAACATGTAACAACGTTTCAGGCTCTCCACATCGCTTACACTTCCCATCAACTTGCATACCACGTTTTACTAGAGCTTCTCCAACCGCCATTGCGTTGTTTTTCAATTTCCATAAGAATTGGCGCAACTTTGGAGAACATTGAACGTTCCACACATACTGCTTCCAGTTAAAGGTATCTTGAAGATTACCATTGTGGACTTTTGCAAGTGCGTAACCTGACTTTGTGGTGTAGTTCCCCGTCTTGTCATGGAGCCAGATGATCTCATCGTCAAGGTAGCTCTCGCTCGGTGTCAGCTTCCTAATATGCGCCTCATAAACAGGAACTTTGCGCCTGAGCTCCTCGACGTTCCACTCTGTAGAGTTAGGGAGCATAAGGTCACAAACCCGTAGCTCCTGATCAGCTTCCGTAGGGGGACCTATCGGGCTCTCCTGGGCATCCGTGGCTAACCAATTATCCTGCCAGACTTTAATCAACCTTCCATTTCCAATGTTCCAGCCCATTCCTCTCTTAATGATGTCTCTTCCTGCCAATATCCCTCTCCACCCATGAGAAGCTGAATTAGGAGCTGAGCAGGAGAGAAGGTCAGTGTCATGGCAGTAGCGATTAAGCAGGATTTGCCCAAGTAGTGATGTTGGATTTTTTAGGAGCCGCCAGGTGTGTTTCGCCAAGAGTGCATCGTTGAAAACTTCTATTTCTCTAAACCCAAGTCCTCCAGCACTCTTAGGGAAGGTCAACCTGTCCCAAGAAACCCAACTCATCTTTCTCACCTCTGGTTTGACGTCCCACCAGAAGCGAGTAAGTACTGTCTGAATCTGTTTGCAGAGGGAGACGGGGAGTTTGAAGCATGACATCGTGTAGGTAGGCATAGCCGCAAGCACTGCTTTCAGGAGAACCATCTTCCCTGCCCCAGATAAGTATCTGCTAGTCCAGCTTTGGGCTCTCTGTCGAATCCTATCGATAATAGACGCAAAGATATCCCGTTTCTTCCTTCCAAAATGTTCCGGCAGTCCTAGATACTTCCCGATACCTCCCTCATTGCAAATGTTCAACTCTCTCTTTACCCGGGTTCTGCATTCCTGATTTGTCTTTGAAGAGAAAGTGATTGCAGAT
This genomic stretch from Raphanus sativus cultivar WK10039 chromosome 3, ASM80110v3, whole genome shotgun sequence harbors:
- the LOC108846225 gene encoding uncharacterized protein LOC108846225, translating into MKFLLELVVPCFGSQQLHQSAASVDDHISGETQSLMKQRRQRKRVRVAGQPGQEWRPSLSVISEHKPALTERSEEKRKVRRKSEVSGGDASSRPGGGHVRFRSDGFGSNDFEPVIPTFSPTPFMF